One window of the Spirochaetia bacterium 38H-sp genome contains the following:
- a CDS encoding transketolase, giving the protein MNDIEDKISFLKEKAKEMRFHILSMIYKAQSGHPGGSLSATDIVTALYFDVLNIRPDAPDWPDRDRFVLSKGHACPVWYAALALRGYFPLHVLDTLRQLESPLQGHPVQKKCPGIDATTGSLGIGFPQAVGMAIEGKLIDKKDYSVFCVLGDGELQEGSVWEACNAAHKYGLDNLVAIVDKNGLQNDGFTRDVMPMEPIEEKFRAFGWHVMEIDGHKMEEILPALYEARAYRGKPVCIIARTVKGRGVSFMENIRGWHGKPPSTEEYQQAIQEIKEGLK; this is encoded by the coding sequence ATGAATGACATAGAAGATAAGATTTCCTTTCTTAAGGAAAAGGCAAAAGAGATGCGCTTTCACATACTTAGCATGATTTACAAGGCTCAGTCCGGGCATCCGGGAGGTTCTCTATCTGCTACGGATATTGTTACCGCATTGTACTTTGATGTTCTCAATATAAGACCGGATGCTCCAGATTGGCCGGATCGTGACAGGTTTGTTCTGTCCAAGGGACATGCTTGTCCAGTATGGTATGCTGCTCTTGCTCTACGTGGATATTTTCCCCTGCATGTACTTGATACTCTCAGACAGCTGGAAAGTCCTCTCCAGGGTCATCCTGTGCAGAAGAAGTGCCCGGGCATTGATGCAACAACCGGCTCACTGGGGATAGGTTTTCCCCAGGCTGTGGGGATGGCAATAGAGGGAAAACTTATTGATAAGAAAGATTATTCTGTTTTTTGTGTGCTTGGCGACGGAGAACTTCAGGAAGGCAGTGTGTGGGAGGCTTGCAATGCTGCGCATAAGTACGGGCTTGATAATCTTGTGGCTATAGTGGATAAAAATGGGCTCCAAAACGACGGTTTTACCCGTGATGTTATGCCAATGGAGCCTATAGAAGAAAAATTCCGTGCTTTTGGCTGGCATGTGATGGAGATAGATGGGCATAAAATGGAAGAGATTCTCCCTGCACTTTATGAGGCACGGGCGTATAGAGGTAAGCCCGTATGTATTATTGCCAGGACTGTCAAAGGTCGTGGTGTAAGCTTTATGGAAAATATACGAGGCTGGCATGGTAAGCCTCCTTCTACTGAGGAGTATCAACAGGCAATCCAAGAGATAAAGGAAGGTTTAAAATGA
- a CDS encoding transketolase C-terminal domain-containing protein, with protein MRLEKASVPTRRAFSERLVEYGEINKDFVVFESDIGYSTYSYLFGEKYPARYFNFGIAEVSTMAAAAGVATSGRTVVVSGYGVFLTMRALEVVRSFICYPNLNVKILSSHGGVTAAIDGVTHQATEDVAFMSTIPNMKVLAPCDPVSASAMVDLAISTPGPVFTRLMRDALFEVYSDNTGFKIGGSNVLREGSDVTIAAYADMVFQALEAADRLQAQGISAEVIDMYSVKPFDEDSLRLSIEKTGALLVVENHQKRNGLGYMISNWLIKQRKNILFDNIGLDDTFAESGKYQLVIHKYGLDADAIEERTKKLLKDKE; from the coding sequence ATGAGACTTGAGAAAGCATCTGTTCCGACAAGAAGAGCCTTCTCCGAAAGGCTTGTAGAATACGGTGAGATTAATAAAGATTTTGTGGTTTTTGAATCCGATATAGGATATTCTACCTATTCTTATCTTTTTGGCGAGAAATATCCTGCTAGGTACTTTAACTTTGGCATTGCAGAGGTGTCTACAATGGCTGCTGCCGCGGGTGTTGCAACAAGCGGCAGGACTGTGGTTGTAAGTGGGTATGGGGTTTTCCTTACCATGCGTGCTCTGGAAGTTGTACGCTCATTTATTTGTTATCCCAATCTCAATGTTAAGATTTTGTCTTCTCATGGAGGAGTCACTGCGGCAATTGATGGTGTTACACATCAGGCCACGGAAGACGTCGCTTTTATGAGCACTATTCCCAATATGAAGGTGCTTGCTCCCTGTGATCCTGTTTCTGCTTCTGCAATGGTAGACCTTGCAATAAGCACTCCTGGGCCTGTTTTTACAAGGCTTATGAGAGACGCTCTTTTTGAGGTGTATTCTGATAATACTGGATTTAAGATTGGCGGTTCCAATGTGCTGCGAGAAGGAAGCGACGTTACAATAGCGGCTTACGCAGATATGGTTTTTCAGGCTCTTGAGGCTGCAGACAGGTTGCAAGCGCAGGGGATATCTGCAGAGGTTATTGATATGTATTCTGTAAAGCCTTTTGACGAGGATTCCTTAAGACTCTCTATAGAAAAAACCGGTGCTCTTCTTGTGGTGGAAAATCATCAGAAAAGAAACGGGTTGGGGTACATGATTTCTAACTGGTTGATTAAGCAAAGGAAAAATATTCTTTTTGATAACATAGGGCTTGATGATACCTTTGCAGAAAGTGGTAAGTATCAGCTTGTTATACATAAATATGGACTGGATGCTGATGCCATAGAGGAAAGAACAAAAAAGCTTCTAAAGGATAAGGAGTAA